One genomic segment of Bos javanicus breed banteng chromosome 23, ARS-OSU_banteng_1.0, whole genome shotgun sequence includes these proteins:
- the ZBTB12 gene encoding zinc finger and BTB domain-containing protein 12, with the protein MASGVEVLRFQLPGHEAATLRNMNQLRAEERFCDVTIVADSLKFRGHKVILAACSPFLRDQFLLNPSSELQVSLMHSARIVADLLLSCYTGALEFAVRDIVNYLTAASYLQMEHVVEKCRNALSQFIEPKIGLKEDGVSDASLVSSVSATKSLLPPARTPKPAPKPPPPPPLPPPLLRPVKLEFPLDEDLELKAEEEDEDEDEDVSDICIVKVESALEVAHRLKPPGGLGGGLGIGGSVGSHLGELAQSSVPPSTVAPPQGVVKACYSLSEDAEGEGLLLIPGGRASVGATSGLVEAAAVAMAARGAGGSLGAGGGRGPLPGGFSSGNPLKNIKCTKCPEVFQGVEKLVFHMRAQHFIFMCPRCGKQFNHSSNLNRHMNVHRGVKSHSCGICGKCFTQKSTLHDHLNLHSGARPYRCSYCDVRFAHKPAIRRHLKEQHGKTTAENVLEASVAEINVLIR; encoded by the coding sequence ATGGCCTCTGGGGTGGAAGTCCTGCGCTTCCAGCTGCCTGGCCACGAGGCCGCTACGCTGCGGAACATGAACCAGCTCCGCGCAGAGGAGCGGTTCTGCGACGTGACCATTGTGGCTGACAGCCTCAAGTTCCGTGGCCACAAGGTCATCTTGGCCGCCTGCTCGCCGTTCCTGCGGGACCAGTTCCTGCTGAATCCCAGCTCTGAGCTGCAGGTCTCACTGATGCACAGTGCACGCATAGTGGCTGACCTGCTCCTCTCTTGCTATACGGGCGCCCTGGAATTCGCCGTCAGGGATATCGTTAACTACCTGACGGCCGCGTCCTACCTGCAGATGGAGCACGTGGTGGAGAAATGCCGGAACGCCCTCAGCCAATTTATCGAGCCCAAAATAGGCCTCAAAGAGGATGGGGTCAGCGATGCCAGCCTTGTGAGCAGTGTCAGTGCCACCAAATCCCTGCTCCCTCCTGCCAGGACCCCAAAGCCAGCCCCcaaacccccacccccgccccctcttCCCCCTCCACTCCTGCGGCCTGTGAAGCTGGAGTTCCCTCTGGATGAGGACCTGGAGCTGAAGGCTGAGGAAGAGGATGAGGACGAGGATGAGGATGTGTCTGACATCTGCATCGTCAAGGTGGAATCAGCCCTGGAGGTGGCACACCGGCTCAAACCTCCCGGGGGCCTGGGAGGAGGTCTGGGCATTGGAGGCTCTGTGGGCAGCCACCTTGGGGAGCTGGCCCAGAGCAGCGTGCCTCCCAGCACTGTGGCCCCACCGCAGGGCGTGGTTAAAGCCTGCTACAGCCTGTCTGAGGACGCGGAAGGGGAGGGCCTGCTCTTGATCCCTGGAGGCCGGGCCAGTGTGGGGGCCACCTCAGGCCTCGTGGAGGCAGCAGCGGTGGCCATGGCtgcccggggggcggggggcagcctgggggcagggggcggccGGGGACCCCTGCCCGGAGGCTTTTCCAGCGGAAATCCCCTAAAGAACATCAAGTGCACCAAGTGCCCGGAAGTGTTCCAGGGCGTGGAGAAGCTGGTCTTCCACATGCGGGCGCAGCACTTCATCTTCATGTGCCCGCGCTGCGGCAAGCAGTTCAACCACAGCAGCAACCTCAACCGCCACATGAACGTGCACCGCGGCGTCAAGTCGCACTCGTGTGGCATCTGCGGCAAGTGCTTCACGCAGAAGTCCACGCTGCACGATCACCTCAACCTCCACTCGGGAGCGAGGCCCTATCGCTGCTCCTACTGCGACGTGCGCTTCGCTCACAAGCCGGCCATTAGGCGGCACCTCAAGGAGCAGCACGGCAAGACCACAGCCGAGAACGTGctggaggccagtgtggctgagatCAATGTCCTCATCCGCTAG